Proteins found in one Kluyveromyces marxianus DMKU3-1042 DNA, complete genome, chromosome 2 genomic segment:
- the MDJ1 gene encoding Mdj1p, giving the protein MFRRALTQYPRQFHTARLLRQEFKDPYKVLGINKNSSQSDIKKAYYKLAKKYHPDINKEEDSQKRFHDLQNAYEILSDEEKRRQYDQFGAAAFSQGGGAGGPGGAGAGYGGGPGGFGGGFGGFDFGGLNFEDLFGSAFGGGGARGGRGGPGGFGGSGFVREYKGENITVPFQVSFKDAVFGMKNVKLNYKCYDPCSTCDASGLKPGHSRSTCPTCHGSGTQVHVRAGFQMASTCSTCDGEGSTINNSDKCTSCHGHGYKLNSDKTVTVDLPHGLQDGDTIRVPNQGHYPGMALDPAMKSQLRLSRGDLLVRIRVKKDTRFQVSNNYDIIYTQEIPITTAALGGIVEVPTVDEDKIRLKVSSGTQHDQVIRIPNKGVPRGNRGDRGDMIVKFKVVIKKPRDETERYLWETLAHLTNDTTARRTITPNSNQEGSKSSAADKGTIEQNESTMKKLEHFLSNALKKIKGE; this is encoded by the coding sequence ATGTTTAGAAGAGCTTTAACACAATACCCACGTCAATTCCATACGGCACGTCTTTTGAGACAGGAGTTCAAGGATCCTTATAAGGTTCTTGGAATAAATAAGAATTCCAGCCAGTCCGATATCAAGAAGGCGTACTATAAGCTGGCCAAGAAGTACCATCCAGATATtaacaaagaagaggacTCTCAAAAGAGGTTTCATGATTTGCAGAATGCATATGAGATCTTAAGCGATGAGGAAAAGAGGAGGCAGTATGATCAGTTTGGTGCTGCTGCGTTCAGCCAGGGCGGTGGTGCTGGTGGTCCAGGCGGTGCCGGTGCTGGCTATGGCGGAGGTCCCGGAGGATTTGGAGGCGGATTTGGAGGTTTCGATTTCGGTGGATTGAACTTCGAGGATCTCTTTGGAAGTGCATTTGGTGGAGGTGGGGCCCGTGGTGGACGTGGTGGTCCTGGTGGCTTTGGCGGTAGTGGATTTGTGCGGGAGTACAAGGGTGAGAACATTACGGTTCCGTTCCAGGTATCGTTCAAGGATGCGGTTTTCGGTATGAAAAACGTTAAATTGAACTATAAGTGTTACGATCCATGTTCCACGTGTGATGCTAGTGGTTTGAAACCAGGACACTCGAGATCTACGTGTCCTACATGCCACGGTTCTGGTACTCAAGTACACGTAAGAGCGGGCTTCCAGATGGCATCAACCTGTTCCACCTGTGACGGTGAAGGATCTACCATCAATAACAGCGACAAGTGTACGTCGTGTCATGGCCACGGGTACAAGTTGAACTCCGACAAGACCGTTACCGTTGACCTCCCTCACGGATTGCAAGATGGTGACACCATTAGAGTGCCTAACCAGGGTCACTACCCTGGTATGGCCCTCGACCCCGCAATGAAGTCCCAATTGCGTCTTTCAAGAGGTGATTTGTTAGTCCGCATCAGAGTCAAGAAGGATACAAGATTCCAGGTCTCCAATAATTATGACATCATCTACACCCAAGAGATTCCAATCACGACGGCCGCTCTAGGTGGTATCGTAGAGGTTCCAACTGTAGACGAGGACAAAATTAGGCTAAAGGTATCTTCGGGAACTCAACATGATCAAGTTATCAGAATCCCAAATAAGGGTGTTCCTAGAGGTAACAGGGGTGACAGAGGTGATATGATTGTGAAATTCAAAGTGGTCATCAAGAAGCCAAGGGACGAAACGGAACGTTACCTATGGGAAACTTTAGCTCACTTGACCAACGATACAAcagcaagaagaacaatcaCACCCAACTCTAACCAAGAAGGATCAAAATCTTCTGCTGCCGATAAAGGGACTATCGAACAAAACGAGAGTACCATGAAGAAGTTAGAGCACTTCCTATCTAATGCGCTAAAGAAAATTAAGGGCGAGTGA
- the HSP12 gene encoding lipid-binding protein HSP12, with translation MSDAGRKDFGDKVSETVKPDSQKSTLEKGKEVVTDQADKLAGKLQPEENKGVGQTVHDSAQQGKDDAKGKSLGETAQEYVEEAKHKLGEAAEYISKQVHGGEKK, from the coding sequence ATGTCTGACGCAGGTAGAAAGGATTTCGGTGACAAGGTCTCTGAGACCGTCAAGCCAGACTCCCAAAAGAGCACTCTAGAAAAGGGTAAGGAAGTTGTCACAGACCAAGCCGACAAATTGGCTGGCAAGCTGCAACCTGAAGAGAACAAGGGTGTAGGCCAAACAGTCCACGACAGTGCTCAACAGGGTAAGGATGACGCTAAGGGAAAGTCTCTAGGTGAAACTGCCCAAGAATATGTCGAAGAAGCTAAGCACAAGTTGGGCGAGGCTGCTGAATACATCTCCAAGCAAGTTCACGGTGGTGAGAAGAAATAA